A window of the Hordeum vulgare subsp. vulgare chromosome 5H, MorexV3_pseudomolecules_assembly, whole genome shotgun sequence genome harbors these coding sequences:
- the LOC123452393 gene encoding proteasome assembly chaperone 2, giving the protein MEFALVDGEQFSPSCSTLVMPALSIGNVGQLAVDLLIPSAKARRVAYLDEPSVLPCVGNDAFGPDAVGDLALALEEYESMSHGLAFIQQRSPIVTGMMVSFAKNVANFISSIGKDHVVILSSLDSGKRRVIDASSDMLYYLSSCNEDGSDPECEKLGWKKLEEYDPSQRLWKCLASLVEGGVLSEDMAEDPEEMTASDYYATLPFAALFFACKAKGLKVSCVLCYCSEGDNMPESFHLAEAVCKLRGQDPEQFHGNGSNGWTIPLSWKSIYGPPPDMSIF; this is encoded by the exons ATGGAGTTCGCCCTCGTCGACGGCGAGCAGTTCTCGCCCTCCTGCTCCACGCTCGTCATG CCCGCGCTTTCGATCGGCAACGTGGGGCAGCTCGCCGTGGACCTGCTGATACCGTCGGCGAAGGCGAGGCGGGTGGCGTACCTCGACGAGCCCTCCGTGCTGCCCTGCGTCGGCAACGACGCCTTCGGCCCCGACGCCGTCGGCGACCTCGCGCTCGCGCTCGAAG AGTATGAATCAATGTCTCATGGGCTGGCTTTCATTCAACAAAGGTCTCCAATTGTTACA GGGATGATGGTTTCGTTTGCAAAAAATGTTGCTAATTTCATCAGTAGCATTGGGAAGGACCATGTTGTTATTCTTTCAAGTTTAGACTCTGGCAAGAGAAGAGTAATTGATGCATCCAG TGATATGCTGTATTACCTTTCAAGTTGCAATGAGGATGGTTCTGATCCAGAATGTGAGAAACTAGGGTGGAAGAAACTTGAGGAATATGATCCATCTCAGCGACTGTGGAAATGTCTTGCTAGTCTAGTTGAGGGCGGTGTTCTTTCAGAAGATATGGCTGAGGATCCTGAAGAGATGACCGCAAGTGATTACTATGCGACCTTGCCATTTGCAGCTCTATTCTTTGCCTGCAAG GCCAAAGGTTTGAAAGTTAGCTGTGTATTATGCTACTGTTCAGAAGGGGACAATATGCCAGAATCTTTCCACTTAGCAGAAGCAGTATGCAAACTTCGAGGTCAAGACCCTGAACAATTCCACG GAAATGGGTCAAATGGATGGACTATTCCCTTGTCATGGAAATCAATTTATGGACCACCTCCCGATATGTCTATTTTCTAG